The Silene latifolia isolate original U9 population chromosome Y, ASM4854445v1, whole genome shotgun sequence sequence tatttACTATATCAGCAAAAAGTTTTTAGACTATGAAGTAAAGTATACATCTCTTGAAAAGACGTGTTTAGCCCAAGTCTGGGCGACAGAAATTAAGACATACATGCTTAGCTACAGTGTGAGTGTCTACTCCAAAATGGAGCCGATAAAGTACTTGTTTTGAAAACCAATTATAAATAGAAGAATGTAGAGATGGACCCTCATGTTATCatagttcgatctcaagtatgtacctttgaaagtaatcaagggaagggcggttgccgATTTCCTCGCCGACAATCCAATAAAAGAAACAGAAGTCGTTGACACTTGGTCATTTTCCGATGAAGACGTGGTTCACGTCAAGAATGATGTATGGAATTTTTATTTCGATGAAGCATCGAACTATATGGGGTATGGAGTGGGCATTCCTATCATCTCGCCAACAGGTGAGCATGTGCCCGTTTCCATCAAGCTGGATTTCAATGTCACaaacaacgccgctgaatatgaagcatgtttgCTTGGTTTACGCAGTGCTCTTGACTTGGGTGTGAATAAGTTGTTATTACATGGATACTCGTCCCTTGTGATCAATCAAGTAGGTGGGTCATGGAAAGTTAAGAGACAAATTTTGGCCCTATATCAAACCAAGATCGAAGAATTGGAAATGAACTTCGAGGATATTCGATATGTTCACCTACTGAGAgaggaaaatcagtttgcagatgcGTTGTCCAAGCTAGCTTCCCTAATCAACATTCCCGACCACATGGACAGTATGCCATTATGTGTCGAACAAAGATCGTCACCTGCCTATGGGAATGCAATCAATGATACCGAGGTAGGTGAAAACGAACCCTGGTACATAGCCATTTTGAAATTCAAGGAAACAAGAGAGTATCCTCCCGACCTTGACATGCGTGGGAAGCGCACTCTGTGAATGTTATCCGCCCAATTCATCAGGATCGATGATTggcaattgtacaagaagacggTTGAAGGTGTTTTGTTGCGATGCATCGATAAACTGACAGCTGAGAAGGTTATGGAGGAAGTCCATGACGGTGAATGTGGGCCatacatgaatgcccatatgttaGTCCATAAGATCATACGGCTTGGTTACTATTGGACAATGATGGAAACAGATTGCTGCAAGTATGTCAGGCACTGTCACAATTGTCAGATATTCGCAAATGTACAGCATTTGGCACCTCTatgttatacaccatgacatcaccatggccATTTTCAACCTCGGGAATTGACATCATTGGAAAAGTAAACCCATCAAGAACTGGAGGGCATTGTTTTATCCTTgtcgcaattgactacttcacgaagtgggtagaagccaAGACCTATAAGGTGTTGAATGTGAAGCATGTATCCAAGTTTCTTCAAAATGTCATCATATGTCAGTACGGGGTGCCATATGAATTCATCAGTGATCACGGGACATATTTCCAAGCCGAGACCGCggttatacttgaaaagtataaaatcaaacatcacAAGTAGTCATCACCATACTGACTATAAGAAGTAGCTAGAAAAgataccctttgcattatggAGGTATAGAACTTCAATCAGAACAGCCACGGGAGCAACCCCATACTACTTAGTTTATGGAATGGATGTGGTTCAACCTGTTGAGCTAGAAATATCATCCCTAAGTATTCTACTGGAAAGCCATGTTCCCGAAGCAGATTGGGTTCAAGCAAGAGATGACTCACTAGTCATGTTGGACGAGCGGTGTTTGAACGCACTATATCATGTCCAACTCTACCATAAAAGGATAGAGAGAGCTTTCAACAAAAAAAGTGAAACCAAGGGGAATTAGTGAGGGTGATCTGGTTCTTAAGTCAGTCAGAGGTTTGTTACCTATCGATCTGAGGGGTAAGTTTAAACCAAATTGGGCAGGCCCTTATTTGGTAAAGAAGATTTTGTTAGAAGGCACTGTTTGATTAATAGATTTGGATGGGAATGACTTCAAAAATCCTACGAATTTCGACcagctgaagaaatactatccttgatgacctcattctcaaatgttatgaaaatttttgaattgcaAATGTTTTTAAATTAAGTTGTGAGTTGTTTGTCAACACTGCATGAAAGATTTTATATGAGAACTATGAACTTGGTTTGATTCTGTTGCAAAGCAGATACGTACGCAACTCTTAGTTAAGAGTACTACCGAAACATGTAAAACAGAAATGATAAGTTTTTATTTATTCTAAATTCCGGGCGAAACCCGTTACAATATTTTATTCCGGGCGAAGCCCATCACACACAACTAAAAAAAAGGAAAGCACACAaacagtaatagtaatagtaaataGTAATGTCGAAAACTACTATTTACCACCCTCAGCTGGGCCGCAGGCCCCATAACGACGAGATGAAGTCTCACCCATCATTACTCGGGCTCGTTTCATTGGAGGAACCATCAATTCTTTACGAGGGcccaatatgtcattcacataagGTCGAGGACCAAGTCTTTCTGCAAGTGTCAACCCACTTTTCTTCCTTGGACCTAACCTCTTCCACACATCTGAAACCAAAGAATCAGACCTAGGAGTCGAGCCAGTCTCTGTTTTGGACCTAGATGAAATCGGAGTTGTCCTAGTAAAGAATTTTTGGTTCTTCTACCCTTCCTTGTTGTATTTGTAGTCAACATCATCATCCTTGTAAAGTTTCCTTCGGGCCTTAAAAGAAGGCTCAATAGTCCACTGCAAATAAGAAGGTGACACCCAACTAGTGGCAAACGGTTCAGAAATATGCCAAATAGTCCTCCGAGTCCAAAACATCAACCATTCATTGTACCTCGCAAGAGTCACTTCCTTGGCTTGGCCGCAAACAGGCTCAATGGCGGGAACCCGTTGTTGACGACCGACCTGTCGAACAACACGGTCCGGATAGATATGGGTGGACCACTCCAAGCCCAAAAGAATGAGATGTCTGATTCTATCAATTTCAGACAAACTAGTAACTACAGTAAGGCGGAGCCAAGGTAAGGCCCATCTAACATGTAACCCAGCATTTGCAGAAAGCCGTTATCCCCAGAAAGGGTCCTTCTTCCCAGTAGCAAACTGATGGTGACGAGAAGTGAAGCTTCTCACCTCATATGTATCCGGAGACTTCGGTGGATCAACTAACTCGAGTCTCTCACATAACCAGATATGTGAAAAAGGGCCAAGAAAATGAATTAGACTACAGGAAATGGTGTCAAACCTACTGAAAAGAAAGGAGTTGGGCAAAAAAAAAGGATAAAAAAACGACAAAGAAAAGGAACGAGaaaaaaagattaaaaaaaaacaaaaaagaagaaaaggaaaagaaaaggaaagaaaagcgGAAAAAACATAGCTGTAGAAGGCGGGTTGACCCAGTGTAAGCAAGGTTTTGGTTGGTCTTCCGATCATATAAGCTAGCAATGATTTTAGCAAGAATAAGCCAATCTGGGCTACTACGATGTTCCATCTGTTCAACAATTCGTATGAACATTGCTTTACTATAACAAGTTGGTACCTCAATATGCCCTTCAAAAGCATAAAGATTAAACATAATCAATTCAAAAGCCCTGCGACGGAACGCCATAGGAATCAATGGGTCATCAGCATGACTAAATCTCTGAGCAATGACGAGTAAGTTTAGTCGTTCCCCATCGACGAAGGCACGCGCCTCATCACGTGACAAACCAAGGAAGTCATGATACTTGTTAACGCATCCCTTATGAAAGTCAGGAATAGTAGGAGTTAGCTCGATCTTCCAACCTCCTAGAATAGCAATTTCTTCCGGAAAGGGACAAATCTCTCCTTCAGGAAAGGCAAAAACATGATGGACAGGGTCCCAGAATTTTAAGCACTCATCAAGAAAAACGATTTCAGGCAGGACCTGCCTCAGCGGGACTAGTTGTTTGAATCCCGAACAAGTATTTGAGATTCCAATCCTTTGAAATCAAAATCCCAAGATGTCATGGCTTTTCGAAGAGAATTCATGTTTAACAGGATGTTTTGTGTGAATAAAAGAATAAGAAGTTATGGTTTGCCTCTTATTATGATCTCCTTATATTGAAAAATAAGGACAGAGTTTTAACAAGGGTTTTAGGAAACCCTTGCatgttgttggagtatgtgtcctcaacaatagtgcgatcacatgtttaaatctcaagttaagaatacgtaagggaagattcatttatatagtcaactgatcaacattaatcagtaatgattggctaactagagtttgacattactgtcgttttctggtggtgattagttgatcccttaaggtcacacctataggacaactcccttaatagacaaattgattaattgtatgacaatacatgttaatcaattccttaaaattgaacaattcatttgtgagagagaatatttatatcttattataacttgattaaataagatttattttagtaattaaaatattttattactaaaattgattattttttgtgaaacaattgagataagaatgaatggttaattataattacaatatgttgtgaattataattatatgacccattttatttatgtgatcaaaaaTCACTGGACAATTTgttatatataatttaattaatgtatataatgatatttatttgataaatatgcattaaggtaattaataacatgttacacactacatgtgacatattgtgtgacaaaagacaaaattgacaaattaaaatggagGTCCATATAAGGTGAAAAACTAGTTATATAGAGGGTTTTGacgtttattgtttttaattgttaaaaaacaTCAGGATAGCCTAAAAACCAGAAAAGCTACTTTACAATTTTGGGTAAGATAAAATAAGAAGAggcaagagcatgcattggcttaGCTCTTACACACCCCCACCGGTTTCCCCTCTTTAGTtgaagagaatttgttctcttattcattcattcattcttatgCATGCATTCTCATCTTCTCTCTTTCATTTTTTCTCtataaaattagttttagaaaaccaaaagattgttcatccaaaattctaataacaatataagattactagtgtactaataagaatattattagaatcattttaaggatattagtatattaatctagtcaGTTAATATATTAGCttaagggatttgttttgggtgcaatcaagtggaggatctcaatacttgtaattaaggaggatcatccattacatttaagctcaagaacaaataaggaaggtgaccttatttgtgcccattatttcgagccatataacaatgtaaggaacattgtttttcttatttcatCTCTTATTTTTTTATGCATGCCCTAGATCTAAGgaactcatattaatatgttaattagttcattattagaagtATCtcataataggtatatgaacctaacaattggtatcagaacataggatgttgcatgcataatcgatttatagttttttcgagttattagtaacttaattaaaactaaaaaaatttgtgatttattagataaaacaacgaaatattgatgcatgttgtatattccggtcctaaaatgtttttaggtcatttttatgatttatggtatttttattgctcattttaatgatttttagtgagataattacatttttatgagtaaactgaaattttatttactaaaaatagttaatctTCACTACTGActgtgattttttagtatgacctcacatgaacattttatgtattgtatgtaaaattttgtattaatgtgattaatatttcatgatttatgattcttatgagataaaaatgaattaaatggaggttaaatgactaaaaatagttaaacttagtttctgaccttcaaatttttatatgacctcagaTGCAtgttttacttattgtatgtaaaatttcatataaattttatttatttttcatgatttatgatttttatgagataaaaatgaattaaatggaggtaaaattgttaaatatagttaaattcAATGTAGAACATGAAATTTTAATacgttgtcacatgcatattttactcactgtgtgtaaaatttgagatgaacttgattcatttagcatgatttatgaatttttagtgtaaaaatataataaatagtgactattttagcataaatagttaaaacgaattacatggcatgagaaaattattttatgttgcatttatatcccacttatcagatctaaagttgtaaaattgattcgattaatttttgtatactttagatgttttatatgataaaaccgataaatcggaactatatttttctcgaaataaattagaaaattttaaccatgattttttatataatgagtgtcatggatatattacagaatgtttaaaaatttaaaattcaaattttgaaattattgtaatttaatttggatttagttcataaatgttatgattttag is a genomic window containing:
- the LOC141631663 gene encoding uncharacterized protein LOC141631663, whose translation is MTVLSPPVAGLLLSLYLTVTDKAMGAMLAQIVNKEERVIYYISKKFLDYEVKYTSLEKTCLAQVWATEIKTYMLSYSGRAVADFLADNPIKETEVVDTWSFSDEDVVHVKNDVWNFYFDEASNYMGYGVGIPIISPTGEHVPVSIKLDFNVTNNAAEYEACLLGLRSALDLGVNKLLLHGYSSLVINQVGGSWKVKRQILALYQTKIEELEMNFEDIRYVHLLREENQFADALSKLASLINIPDHMDSMPLCVEQRSSPAYGNAINDTEVGENEPWIDDWQLYKKTVEGVLLRCIDKLTAEKVMEEVHDGECGPYMNAHILLQVCQALSQLSDIRKCTAFGTSMLYTMTSPWPFSTSGIDIIGKVNPSRTGGHCFILVAIDYFTKWVEAKTYKVLNVKHVSKFLQNVIICQYGVPYEFISDHGTYFQAETAVILEKYKIKHHK